The Longimicrobium sp. genome includes the window ATCGTCAGCGCGCGCGCTCCAGGCGGATGTCGCCGCTGATGGTGGTCACCGACAGCTCGGCGCCGCCCCGGCCGATGGTGCCCCGGGCGCTCTGCCCGATGCGGACGTCGACGTGGACGCCGCCATCATCGTCGTCGTCGTCATCATCGTCGTCGTCATCCGTCATGTGGCCCCGGCGCAGCGGAAAGTCGCTGTGGATCTCGCCCG containing:
- a CDS encoding DUF4097 family beta strand repeat-containing protein yields the protein GDVVATFAQTDSDEMEFNSVSGNVTLRLAASVGAEVEAQTLSGEIHSDFPLRRGHMTDDDDDDDDDDDDGGVHVDVRIGQSARGTIGRGGAELSVTTISGDIRLERAR